One Pseudomonadota bacterium DNA segment encodes these proteins:
- a CDS encoding MltA domain-containing protein, protein MKVLRTGLKMGGHMVNLVLTTLVVLLTSSCTVPQKDMPAKVVLKPVTFAHLPGWENDMLEEAQEVFRRSCGKFSAGPADRALGGAEGIFGTMADWKRVCEVLNRQTFVAVPARTYFEENFSPFLVMNNDNPEGLFTGYYEPLLKGSRTRSDRFSVPLLTRPADLVMVDLGEFRDELKGQRIAGRVVSGQLKPWEARAAIEQGVLSGKGLELVWLDDPVAAFVLHIQGSGRIALDDGTEMRVGYAAQNGHPYTAIGKVLADRGEIPKDQVT, encoded by the coding sequence AATCTTGTCCTGACCACCCTGGTTGTCCTGCTGACCTCTTCCTGTACGGTTCCGCAGAAGGACATGCCGGCAAAGGTTGTCCTGAAGCCCGTGACCTTCGCGCACCTGCCCGGGTGGGAAAACGACATGCTGGAAGAGGCACAGGAAGTTTTCCGTCGCTCGTGCGGAAAATTTTCTGCAGGGCCGGCGGACCGGGCCCTGGGGGGCGCAGAAGGGATTTTCGGCACCATGGCTGACTGGAAGCGGGTGTGCGAGGTGCTGAACCGCCAGACCTTTGTGGCTGTGCCGGCCCGCACGTATTTCGAGGAAAACTTCAGCCCGTTCCTGGTCATGAACAACGATAACCCTGAAGGGTTGTTTACCGGGTATTACGAACCCCTGCTGAAAGGATCACGGACCCGCAGCGACCGCTTTTCCGTTCCCCTGCTAACCCGTCCGGCCGACCTTGTGATGGTGGATCTGGGCGAGTTCCGTGACGAACTGAAGGGCCAGCGTATCGCGGGCCGTGTTGTGAGTGGCCAGCTGAAACCCTGGGAGGCGCGCGCCGCCATCGAGCAGGGGGTCCTGTCCGGCAAGGGGCTGGAGCTGGTCTGGCTGGATGATCCTGTGGCCGCCTTTGTGCTGCATATCCAGGGATCCGGCCGCATCGCCCTGGACGACGGGACAGAGATGCGTGTGGGCTATGCGGCGCAGAACGGACACCCCTACACAGCCATCGGGAAAGTCCTGGCGGACCGGGGTGAGATCCCGAAAGACCAGGTTACCAT